A segment of the Cohnella algarum genome:
AAAATGCCGCCAGGTCGGCCAGCCGCTCGTAACACCACGCCCGTTCGGCGTTCGGGCTGCAAACGACATGTTCGTAGCCGCTGCCGCGCATTTCCAGCAAATGATGCTGCTCCCCGTAATCCAGCAGATCTCCGTGCCGGGACAGACGACGCTCATCCACTTCCAGCACCCGCCGAAGGACGGAAAACCATTCGCGATCGGCCCCATGCTGGCAGAACGTCGACCATGCGAAATGAACGAACGACCACAGACTGTAGGAGTAAGCGAACGGCTTATCTCCCGTTCCGTCGGGAGCGAAGCTGATGTGCCGGTCGATTCCCCCTTCTTCCATAAAACGCAGGTACTCCATCGATTTGTCCGCGCCGAGCAGCATCGTCAGCACTTGCCCCGCGTAACCCGCGGCATCCCACGGATAGCTGTTGATGCCTCCTCCGTCCATTCCGGATACGGAAGGCAGCGGCTGGATTTTGAAGAGCGGATGCTCCCACAGGCAGATCAGTCCGCTGATCAGCGAACGCCGGTAATAGTCTTCCAGTCCGGGGATATCGCTCTCCAGCCGCGGCACTCTTTCTTCCGCTTGGCGAATTCGCTGCCGCCACCGCCCGGTCGTCTCGTCTTCCCGCTCGGCCAGGCTCGGTTCCGCGACATCCGATTCGGCATCGGCTCCGGCGTCGGTCAGCACGACGGCCAATCGACAGACGGCCTCTTCGCCATGATCCGGATGAAAAGCAAGGCCTTCATGCCGCAGCGAGATTCGAACCGCTTCGCTCTCCCAGATCCCGTCGCCCCGGCTTGTCGGCAGTCGTCCCCCGGAAGGGGGGACGAAATTCCATTCGCCGAGCGGGACCTTTCTCACCCGACCGGGATCCAATCGCGGGACGATTCGCAACGGGACGGCTCTTCCGCTGCGGTTTCTCGCCCGGATGACGAGGACGAAGCCGGCGGCTCCGGACAGCGGGACCAACTCGCTGACGACGGAGAATGACAGCGTCTTGCCCTCTCTCCGCCAATGGTAGGTCCCCTTCGCACGATGCGGTCCGGCCGCCAGACGATTGCGGCCGGCAGCAAGCCGCAATCGTCCTTGCCCAGACTTCCGGCATCGTCGATCAAGCGGTCATCCGCCTCCAGCCGTACGCTCAGAAGCAGCTCGCCTGCCGCATATGGGGGAGAAAAACATCCGATAACGCCCATAACCGTCCCGTGCAGCGGCGACGTCACTCCGAACAGGCTGCCGACGCCGATATGATTGGGAGGCGCCGTGCTTTTGCGAAGATCGAATGCATACCGTTCCAATGGATCGTTCACGTCTAATTCACCTTTCCTTCGCGGGCATCCGGCAGAAGGCCCGATTACGGTTTGGCCAGATGCGGAATAATCTCCTCGATCATCCTGTCGGCGAATGCCGCGTCGATCTGTCTGCCGGATAATGCCCTTACCATGTTCTCCAGCGCTTTCAAGCCAATAAGCAATTTCCTCCGGTCCGTTTGCCGCATCAGGTAATCGGCCATGGCCAGCAGGCTGTGCAAGACGAGCCTGTTTCGAATCCAGCCCATTTGACCGGCATATTTCAGGACGGACTTCAGTTGGGACAAGTCCATTTGCACTTCCAGCACATACTGCCCGACGGCTTCGTTGCCCGCATGGTCCAAAGCTTCGGCCGCGACGGTATGGCTGCCGATGGACAGCTCCATCGGTTCCAGAACGAACGCCAGGGCGACCGCTTCCCCGTCGAGCGTGGCGTTGCCGCTCGCGATGCCGCTCAACGCATCGGCCAGCGATACGCTCACCTGGATCCGGTCGGTAAGACCGAACGTCGGACCGGGAACGGTTCCCGCGGGGCCGATCGCCGAAGCGGAGATCTCGATCGTCGGAGGCGTCAGGTCGATCTTCACCTGCGTCTGCCGGACGACCTCCTGATTGCCGGCTCGGTCGATGCTGTAATAGCGAATCGTATGCGCGCCTTCGCCGTCGACCGCGATCGTATTGCCTTCGGCAAAAGGCCCATCGTTCAGGCTGTACATCGTCTTCGCCACGC
Coding sequences within it:
- a CDS encoding MGH1-like glycoside hydrolase domain-containing protein; the encoded protein is MRKVPLGEWNFVPPSGGRLPTSRGDGIWESEAVRISLRHEGLAFHPDHGEEAVCRLAVVLTDAGADAESDVAEPSLAEREDETTGRWRQRIRQAEERVPRLESDIPGLEDYYRRSLISGLICLWEHPLFKIQPLPSVSGMDGGGINSYPWDAAGYAGQVLTMLLGADKSMEYLRFMEEGGIDRHISFAPDGTGDKPFAYSYSLWSFVHFAWSTFCQHGADREWFSVLRRVLEVDERRLSRHGDLLDYGEQHHLLEMRGSGYEHVVCSPNAERAWCYERLADLAAFFGMEGAAGWKERADRIREAIREELWDESAGWFHSVYPDGHRELVYSIQAYDALRMGACTSEMAMALLSHLQDGKFLGPYGVSSVSAEDELHYELNDPDWSGGGSFAGEGPILAQTLWETGHPDLAWDVLKRHLWMGSHLPYFPQEHYCDRPMTPAHKRANNISGLAGVQAILFGMAGMRPQLDGSLLAFPRPPAEGRVTLIGYTFRGHRIDAHMEPGYCRIDRDGSCIYEGAPKRIRVV